The following are encoded together in the Haemorhous mexicanus isolate bHaeMex1 chromosome 32 unlocalized genomic scaffold, bHaeMex1.pri SUPER_32_unloc_5, whole genome shotgun sequence genome:
- the RPS18 gene encoding small ribosomal subunit protein uS13: protein MSLVIPEKFQHILRVLNTNIDGRRKIAFAITAIKGVGRRYAHVVLRKADIDLTKRAGELTEDEVERVITIMQNPRQYKIPDWFLNRQKDVKDGKYSQVGPQLSPAVPSPATPGPSCPQLPAP from the exons ATG TCGCTGGTGATCCCCGAGAAGTTCCAGCACATTCTGCGGGTGCTCAACACCAACATCGACGGGCGCCGCAAGATCGCCTTCGCCATCACCGCCATCAAG ggcgtgGGGCGGCGCTACGCGCACGTGGTGCTGCGCAAGGCCGACATCGACCTGACCAAGCGCGCCGGGGAGCTCACCGAGGAcgag gtggagAGGGTGATCACCATCATGCAGAACCCCCGGCAGTACAAGATCCCTGACTGGTTCCTCAACAGGCAGAAGGACGTCAAGGATGGCAAGTACTCCCAGGTgggtccccagctgtccccagctgtcccctcacctgccacacctggccccagctgcccacagctccctgctccctga